In Chitinophaga nivalis, a single genomic region encodes these proteins:
- a CDS encoding hydroxypyruvate isomerase family protein, producing the protein MERRKFLQQSTLAGISTLALGALGYPSQAAGSTPAPGAGENTFRLNYAPHDGMFKNSGGSSFTDQIKYMHDQGFRAIEDNGLLGRPVAEQEKIGALLNKLGMQMGVFVVDTGNNWKTSLASGKQEFKDAFVKTCKDSVEAAKRVNAKWATVVPGFFDRSLPMGVQTAHVLDALRKGAEIFEPHGLIMVLEPLSDTPELFLRTAEQSFEICKAVNSPSCKILYDIYHMQRNTGNLIPIMDLCWDEIAYIQIGDNPGRKEPGTGEINYKNIFKHLHKKGYKGVLGMEHGVAGKGQEGEAALIRAYREADNFM; encoded by the coding sequence ATGGAAAGAAGAAAATTCCTGCAACAAAGCACGCTGGCAGGCATCTCTACCCTCGCACTGGGGGCACTCGGCTATCCCAGCCAGGCGGCCGGCTCCACTCCTGCTCCCGGCGCCGGTGAAAATACCTTTCGCCTCAACTATGCCCCACATGATGGTATGTTTAAAAACAGTGGTGGCAGCAGTTTTACAGATCAGATCAAATATATGCATGACCAGGGTTTCCGGGCTATTGAAGACAATGGCTTGTTGGGACGCCCGGTAGCAGAACAGGAGAAAATCGGCGCACTGCTGAACAAACTGGGTATGCAGATGGGTGTATTTGTTGTGGATACCGGCAACAATTGGAAAACGTCTCTTGCCTCCGGCAAACAGGAGTTTAAAGATGCCTTTGTAAAAACCTGTAAAGACAGCGTGGAAGCAGCAAAGCGGGTCAATGCCAAATGGGCGACTGTTGTTCCTGGCTTCTTCGATCGCAGCCTCCCTATGGGTGTACAAACAGCCCATGTATTGGATGCCTTGCGTAAAGGAGCGGAAATATTTGAACCCCATGGCCTGATCATGGTACTGGAGCCGCTGAGCGATACACCGGAACTGTTTCTACGTACAGCAGAGCAAAGTTTTGAAATCTGTAAAGCTGTCAACAGTCCATCCTGTAAAATCCTGTACGACATCTATCACATGCAACGCAACACAGGTAACCTGATTCCCATCATGGACCTTTGCTGGGATGAAATTGCGTATATCCAGATCGGTGATAATCCCGGCCGGAAAGAACCAGGTACCGGTGAAATCAATTATAAAAACATTTTTAAACACCTGCATAAAAAAGGCTACAAAGGTGTGCTGGGAATGGAACACGGCGTTGCCGGAAAAGGACAGGAAGGCGAAGCAGCACTGATCCGCGCTTATCGGGAAGCGGACAATTTTATGTAA
- a CDS encoding phage holin family protein: MGFLIRILVSALAAMLTTYLLKPAVKIDSFMTALILALVLALLNALVKPLLIILTLPVTIVTLGLFLFVINALIILLAAKLISGFKVDGFWWAMLFSIVMTIINSVMLSIAGGSND; the protein is encoded by the coding sequence ATGGGTTTTCTGATCCGGATATTAGTCAGCGCGCTGGCGGCTATGCTAACTACCTATTTATTAAAGCCTGCTGTTAAGATAGACAGCTTCATGACGGCGCTGATACTGGCACTCGTATTAGCTTTATTAAATGCACTGGTAAAGCCCCTGTTGATTATACTCACGCTTCCGGTCACCATTGTTACCCTCGGTCTTTTCCTCTTTGTCATTAATGCGTTGATTATCCTGCTGGCAGCCAAACTCATCTCAGGGTTTAAAGTAGATGGTTTCTGGTGGGCCATGTTGTTCAGTATTGTAATGACCATCATCAACAGCGTTATGCTTAGTATTGCCGGCGGCAGCAATGATTAG
- a CDS encoding alpha-ketoacid dehydrogenase subunit alpha/beta encodes MYFNRSDLNDTQLLSFYRTLVYPRLIEEKMLLLLRQGKISKWFSGIGQEAIAVGATLALEPDEWIMPLHRNLGVFTTRHMPLDKLLLQWQGSEHGYSQGRERSFHFGSRAHHICGMISHLGPQLSIADGIALAHKLRKEEKVALAFTGEGGTSEGEFHEALNVAAVWDLPVIFLIENNGYGLSTPVSEQYRCNNLTERAAGYGMKGIQIDGNNLLEVFLAIREARSYAITEQKPVLIEAMTFRMRGHEEASGVKYVPPELFEIWGKKDPVVQFENYLQEIKLLTENDIKSIREDLKRQIEADVAKGLTDTPFEADTHKELNDLYAPAPAPVAPAGGSTEKRFINALSDGLKQAMEQHPELILMGQDIAGYGGAFKITEGFMEQFGADRVRNTPLCESAIVGTALGLSLAGFKSMVEMQFGDFVTCGFNQIVNNLAKIHYRWGQPADVVIRMPSGGGVGAGPFHSQSNEAWFTHVPGLKVVYPATPEDAKGLLTAALADPNPVMYFEHKALYRSISSPVPDAYYTVEIGKARLVQAGDDISIITYGSGVHWAMEYAAQHPEISIGILDLRTLLPLDYTAIQEIVAATGKVLVLHEDTLIGGFGAEISAWIAEHCFSLLDAPVLRCASLDTPVPFAPVLEKNFLAKSRLDKYVQQLMHW; translated from the coding sequence ATGTATTTCAACCGGTCTGACCTGAATGATACGCAATTGCTGTCTTTTTACCGGACGCTTGTATATCCACGGCTTATAGAAGAAAAAATGCTGCTCCTGCTGCGGCAGGGGAAAATAAGTAAATGGTTTTCGGGCATCGGCCAGGAAGCAATTGCAGTAGGCGCCACCCTGGCCCTGGAGCCAGATGAATGGATTATGCCGCTCCATCGCAACCTGGGCGTATTTACCACCCGCCACATGCCACTGGACAAACTCCTGTTGCAATGGCAGGGAAGTGAACACGGCTACAGTCAGGGACGGGAACGTTCCTTCCACTTCGGTAGCCGCGCACATCACATCTGCGGGATGATTTCCCACCTGGGACCGCAACTGTCGATTGCCGATGGTATTGCCCTCGCACACAAACTAAGAAAAGAAGAAAAAGTGGCCCTGGCCTTTACCGGCGAAGGCGGCACCAGCGAAGGAGAATTTCATGAAGCGCTCAATGTGGCCGCTGTATGGGACCTCCCCGTTATATTCCTCATCGAAAACAATGGCTATGGCCTCAGTACACCGGTGAGCGAACAGTATCGCTGTAACAACCTGACAGAACGCGCCGCCGGCTATGGCATGAAAGGCATACAGATCGATGGCAACAACCTGCTGGAAGTATTCCTGGCCATCCGGGAGGCCCGCTCCTATGCCATTACCGAACAAAAACCGGTACTGATAGAAGCCATGACCTTCCGTATGCGCGGCCATGAAGAAGCCAGCGGCGTGAAATATGTGCCGCCGGAACTGTTTGAAATATGGGGTAAAAAAGATCCCGTCGTACAATTTGAAAACTACCTGCAGGAAATAAAACTGCTGACTGAAAACGATATCAAAAGCATTCGTGAAGATCTCAAACGCCAGATCGAAGCAGATGTAGCCAAAGGCTTAACTGATACTCCTTTTGAAGCTGATACCCACAAAGAACTGAACGACCTGTATGCGCCGGCACCCGCACCGGTGGCTCCCGCAGGCGGCAGTACCGAAAAACGGTTTATCAATGCGTTGTCTGATGGCCTGAAACAAGCCATGGAACAGCATCCGGAGCTCATCCTCATGGGCCAGGATATTGCGGGTTATGGCGGCGCCTTCAAAATCACGGAAGGATTCATGGAACAATTTGGTGCCGATAGGGTACGTAATACGCCCCTGTGTGAAAGCGCCATCGTGGGTACCGCATTGGGCTTATCGCTGGCTGGTTTCAAGAGCATGGTGGAAATGCAGTTCGGAGATTTCGTTACCTGTGGTTTTAATCAGATCGTTAACAACCTGGCCAAAATACACTACCGCTGGGGACAACCTGCCGATGTCGTGATCCGGATGCCTTCCGGGGGCGGCGTGGGAGCAGGTCCTTTCCACTCCCAAAGCAATGAGGCCTGGTTTACCCATGTACCCGGATTAAAAGTCGTATATCCGGCTACACCGGAAGACGCCAAAGGCTTGCTGACAGCGGCGCTGGCGGATCCCAATCCGGTGATGTATTTCGAGCACAAAGCACTTTACCGTAGCATCAGCAGCCCGGTACCGGATGCCTACTATACGGTGGAAATCGGGAAAGCACGACTGGTACAGGCGGGCGATGATATCAGTATCATCACCTATGGCAGCGGCGTACACTGGGCCATGGAATATGCTGCCCAACATCCGGAAATTTCCATAGGTATCCTGGATCTCCGGACCCTCCTGCCCCTCGACTACACCGCTATACAGGAAATTGTAGCTGCTACGGGCAAAGTACTGGTCCTGCATGAAGATACCCTTATTGGCGGCTTTGGGGCAGAAATCAGTGCCTGGATAGCCGAACACTGTTTTTCCTTGCTGGATGCTCCCGTATTACGGTGCGCCAGCCTGGATACACCGGTACCTTTTGCGCCCGTGCTGGAAAAAAATTTCCTGGCCAAATCGAGGCTGGACAAGTATGTACAACAATTAATGCACTGGTAA
- a CDS encoding O-acetyl-ADP-ribose deacetylase — MTTAVIKVIQGDITKMSTDAIVNAANSSLMGGGGVDGAIHRAGGPAILEDCRAIVARQGGCKTGQAVITTAGRLPAKYVIHTVGPVWNGGQHEEAQLLAACYRHSLELAVRHHLSSVAFPNISTGIYRFPKDLAASIAMDTIVQVLEQEAALREVVLVCFDEENLHYTQQYYNQYIRPA; from the coding sequence ATGACTACAGCGGTGATAAAGGTGATACAGGGAGATATTACCAAAATGAGTACGGATGCCATTGTGAATGCGGCCAATAGCTCCCTGATGGGCGGTGGTGGTGTGGATGGCGCGATTCATCGTGCCGGCGGACCGGCTATTCTGGAAGATTGCCGGGCAATTGTAGCCCGCCAGGGTGGCTGTAAAACAGGACAAGCTGTTATTACAACAGCGGGTCGTTTGCCGGCGAAATATGTGATTCATACCGTAGGCCCGGTATGGAATGGCGGGCAACACGAGGAGGCACAGCTGCTGGCAGCCTGTTACCGGCATTCCCTGGAACTGGCGGTGCGGCATCATTTAAGCAGCGTTGCTTTCCCAAATATCAGTACGGGTATTTATCGGTTTCCGAAAGACCTGGCGGCCAGTATCGCCATGGATACCATTGTGCAGGTACTGGAGCAGGAAGCGGCGCTCCGCGAAGTAGTGCTGGTTTGTTTTGATGAAGAGAACCTCCATTATACCCAACAATATTACAATCAATATATCCGGCCGGCGTAA
- a CDS encoding NYN domain-containing protein, translating into MDNTNTDLRLAVLIDADNIPYHNIKGMLEEVAKYGNPTFKRIYGDWTKPTVVGWKGVLLDYAITPIQQYSYTSGKNATDSAMIIDAMDILYTGRVDGFCLVSSDSDFTRLATRLREAGMRVIGMGERKTPSAFRAACDKFIYLEILQVREKKTDPDKPRSTKEKAQKGISKADKELIQLLSTSINDIADEDGWAYLGELGNLILKKQPDFDARNYGFNKLLQLLKSFPDFEIDIRESGKKTGKLVYVRTK; encoded by the coding sequence ATGGACAATACGAATACAGATCTCCGGTTGGCCGTATTAATTGATGCAGATAATATTCCTTATCATAATATCAAAGGCATGCTGGAAGAGGTAGCCAAATATGGTAATCCCACTTTCAAAAGAATTTATGGCGACTGGACCAAACCTACAGTAGTAGGCTGGAAAGGCGTTTTACTGGACTATGCCATTACGCCGATCCAGCAATACAGCTATACCTCCGGTAAAAATGCCACCGACTCCGCCATGATCATTGATGCCATGGATATCCTCTATACGGGTCGTGTAGATGGATTTTGCCTGGTATCCAGCGACAGCGACTTTACCCGCCTGGCCACCCGCCTGCGGGAAGCCGGCATGCGCGTAATAGGAATGGGAGAGCGGAAAACGCCCAGTGCTTTCCGGGCAGCCTGTGATAAATTCATCTACCTGGAAATCCTGCAGGTACGGGAAAAGAAAACAGATCCTGATAAGCCCCGTTCTACCAAAGAAAAGGCACAGAAGGGGATCAGCAAGGCAGATAAAGAGCTGATTCAGTTATTATCTACCAGCATTAACGATATCGCCGATGAAGACGGATGGGCATACCTGGGAGAACTAGGTAACCTGATCCTCAAAAAGCAACCTGACTTTGACGCCCGTAACTATGGCTTCAACAAACTACTACAGTTATTGAAAAGCTTCCCCGATTTTGAAATTGATATCCGGGAAAGCGGTAAGAAAACCGGTAAGCTGGTATATGTAAGAACAAAATAA
- a CDS encoding Dps family protein → MKVNIGVSAEHTKQIALELNKVLADELIVYAKTRNAHWNIEGSNFMEMHKFYEEQYEELEEYGDEVAEYIRSLGHYAEGRLADVLKLTNLLESEYSNDQKKQLQGLLDDHETIIRNLRRLIDEFDEKYKDKGASDFVTGMLQKHLKLAWMIRSYLK, encoded by the coding sequence ATGAAAGTAAATATTGGTGTTTCCGCAGAGCATACAAAACAAATAGCATTAGAATTAAACAAAGTACTGGCAGATGAACTGATCGTATATGCAAAAACGCGCAATGCCCACTGGAATATTGAAGGCTCCAACTTCATGGAAATGCATAAATTCTATGAAGAACAATATGAAGAACTGGAAGAGTATGGTGATGAAGTAGCAGAATATATTCGTTCGCTGGGACACTATGCAGAAGGCCGTTTGGCAGATGTACTGAAACTCACGAACCTGCTGGAATCAGAATACTCCAACGACCAGAAAAAACAATTACAGGGATTACTGGATGATCATGAAACCATCATACGCAACCTCCGTCGTTTAATAGATGAGTTTGATGAAAAATATAAAGATAAAGGCGCCAGCGATTTCGTAACAGGTATGCTGCAGAAGCACCTGAAACTGGCCTGGATGATCCGCTCGTATCTGAAATAG
- a CDS encoding MFS transporter, translating into MYQSKEKPAPASVEKIYNLHFILLCLSNALFSASFNMMIPELPAYLTKLGGADYKGYIIGLFTLMAGLSRPFSGKLTDTIGRVPVMIFGSLVCVVCSLMYPLVSTVGAFMLLRFFHGFSTGFKPTGTSAYVSDIVPVTRRGEAMGMVGLFSTIGLAMGPAIGGFVAVRWNINVMFQLSAVFALLSVVILAGMKETLDNKQKFRLSLLKISGDEIFEPLVWSPVIICFLTYFSYGAVLTIIPDFGSFLGVNNKGVFFTYFTASSIGIRLLAGKVSDKFGRVPVLKVSAILMAGSMVMMGMAHNYLLLMASAVVYGISVGLNSPAVTAWTVDLGRPEHRGRALASMYIAMEAGIGLGAYFSAFVYNNHAENFPVTFYLFAAITFMATLYLSFFYRRKPVRQQC; encoded by the coding sequence ATGTATCAGTCTAAGGAAAAACCCGCGCCAGCCTCCGTAGAAAAGATCTACAACCTGCATTTTATATTGCTATGTCTGAGCAATGCACTCTTTTCGGCCAGTTTTAATATGATGATACCAGAGTTACCTGCCTATCTGACCAAACTGGGAGGAGCTGATTACAAAGGGTATATCATTGGCTTATTTACCTTGATGGCAGGGCTTTCCCGCCCTTTCAGCGGCAAACTTACTGACACTATTGGCCGTGTACCGGTGATGATATTTGGCTCGCTGGTATGTGTGGTATGTAGTCTCATGTATCCGCTGGTGAGTACTGTCGGGGCATTTATGTTGTTGCGTTTTTTCCACGGGTTTTCCACGGGCTTTAAACCCACCGGCACTTCTGCCTATGTGTCAGACATTGTACCGGTGACCCGCCGCGGGGAAGCCATGGGAATGGTAGGGTTGTTCAGCACCATCGGACTGGCCATGGGCCCGGCGATTGGAGGCTTTGTAGCCGTGCGTTGGAATATCAATGTAATGTTCCAGCTGTCTGCCGTATTTGCATTGTTATCTGTCGTGATTCTGGCCGGTATGAAAGAAACCCTGGACAACAAACAGAAATTCCGTTTATCCTTACTGAAAATATCCGGTGATGAAATCTTTGAACCGCTCGTATGGTCGCCGGTCATTATCTGCTTTCTGACGTATTTCAGCTATGGTGCGGTATTGACGATTATACCTGATTTTGGTTCGTTCCTCGGTGTCAACAATAAAGGTGTATTCTTTACTTATTTCACGGCCAGTTCCATTGGTATCCGGTTGCTTGCCGGCAAAGTGTCTGATAAATTTGGCCGGGTGCCGGTGTTGAAGGTATCTGCTATACTGATGGCGGGTTCCATGGTGATGATGGGGATGGCACACAATTATTTGTTGTTAATGGCTTCCGCTGTGGTATATGGTATTTCAGTGGGGTTAAACTCTCCGGCTGTTACTGCCTGGACAGTAGACCTGGGGCGGCCGGAGCACCGGGGCCGGGCATTGGCCAGTATGTATATTGCCATGGAAGCCGGTATTGGCCTGGGCGCTTACTTCTCTGCCTTTGTGTATAATAACCATGCAGAGAATTTCCCGGTTACCTTTTACCTGTTTGCCGCTATCACGTTTATGGCTACACTCTATCTGAGCTTCTTTTACCGGAGGAAACCAGTGAGACAGCAGTGTTAA